The Doryrhamphus excisus isolate RoL2022-K1 chromosome 22, RoL_Dexc_1.0, whole genome shotgun sequence genome segment AAGCAAAACCTCGTAGAAGTGAGTAAAACCACCAGAATTGGTTGTATTGAGAAGGTTTGTGCACAGTGGGTATTTaagatttttgtatttttatttaaatgtcagTTATAAACATTAATGTTGAGATACATTTAACTTCAAACACCTTCATTGAACTCTTTGACGTCATCAAAGCTGGTGATGTGCGATACCATTGATTTGGTTTCTGATCCGATACTGAGTCAAATTCAGGCTATTATTGGCGATACTTTGTGAATGTGTCTATCATTgtctatttgttttttgttggttCTGCTCCAGGCACTACCACTGGTGACTGTGGTGGTTGGAAGTCCTTCCATCAACGGCGACACTGTCGTTGTCACTGCCTCCGAGCATGCCGATGAACCAAGGCGGGTGGACTTGAGTCTGCCGAATGAAGGATCCACATCGTCTCCATGTTGGGCAAACTATGTGAGGGGCGTTATACATCATTACAGAGGTGAGATGGAGAATGTTTTTGTTTCTATTTCTGTGGCGCTAATATCCACGTGGTCCATCTTGTCTTCTTCAGCTCGTCCTGTCCCAGGTTTCAGAGCTGTGGTGGTCAGCAGTGTTCCATTGGGAGGAGGTCTGTCAAGCTCCGCCTCTCTTGAGGTGGCCTTTTACACATTCCTGCAGCAACTCAGACCAGGTCAGTACTTTAATTTATTACAGTAGCTATTGTGGAAGCAACCTGTCTGttggtctaaaccaggggtctcaaactcaatttacttgggggccactggagttcgGGTCTGGGTGGGCTGGGCCGcagcaggttttccaaaaaaaaaaacgcatttattaaaaacacattttttttttaaaacttcgctttggttccaattttctacaagaaaggctctgataaaacattccactgttctcaaatatcttactttttatttttctacacaaaataagatgaaaaataaataaacaaatcaagaataaagaaaatcaatcaatcagtaataaataaataaatataataataataataaaatggaaaataataaaaacttaagaaaccacatatagttggtgggtagacaaattattatttttttcagattaaaatgaacaaagcattattagagccctgtagacatgacaaaacacgactatagtcacatttatactctttttatttacaacatattgcgcaactgcagggtcttgagacacttgagacgctaactcgcaaactagagagctagcgacctaaacggtagccttcaagttatttcctttaaacttaaaaagccaaaaacttaccacttccacacggatagggaggataactattaacagttatttaacctttaacatgaacattaatcaaacgtaataattttttctgggtacatgataccatacagcatccatatcaaacttgcgcgggccgcactaacattaaactttcatatcaaggcgggggcctcaaactagtgtcctgcgggccacatgtttgagacccctggtctaaaaacAGTAACAATGAGATTTACGTTGTGCTGTTTTTCAGATGATGGCGACAAACTAGCCAAagcgttagcatgtcagcaggCTGAACACACTCACGCCGGCGTACCGTGTGGTATTATGGATCAGTTTGTATCTGCTCTGGGAACGGAGGGCCATGCTTTGCTCATTGACTGCAGGTTAGCAAAACAGCACTCAAGCGAAAGCGATGATTGCCTTTAGTAAGAAACGTCCGGGCATGTTACTCATCTTCCTCAGTATCATTTGATGCAGGTCACTGGAGGCCATTCCTGTCCCGTTAGCGGATCCACAGGTTGTCATTCTCATCACCAACTCCAATGTCAAGCATTCTTTGGCAAGTAGCGAGTACACCGTGCGACGGAGACAGTGTGAGGACGCGGCCGCCATCTTGGGAAAAAGCAGTCTCAGAGATGCCACCATGAAGGACCTGGAAGGTttgaagtattcattcattcattttctaccgctttttcctcacagggcacatatagacaaacaaccattcacactcacattcatacctatggacaatttgaagtcgccaattagcctagcatgtttttagaatgtgggaggaaactggagtacccggagaaaacccacgcatgcacggggagaacatgcaaactccacacagagatggccgagggtggaattgaaccctggtctcctgtgtAGCACATCGGAATCTGGATGGAATGTTGCTGCAGTCCGACACCGACCGACTAGCGTACGAAGTGGTAACAACTTTGATGGGAAACTTTCCACTCTTTTTGGAGCTTATCTCTCCGTGACAGAGAGATAAGACATGCCAGGAATTGTCCTGGAACAATAGCACTCTGTTCTTTATTAATGAACTTCATACACATAGTAGTTTATTACCAATCATTCTTCCTGTCTCCTCCCACTGGGGCCGCCCCTAAAGCAGGCGTCGCCCATATAATTACTtggatccattcattcattcattttctaccgcttatcttcatgagggtcgcaggggtgctggagcctatcccagctatctttgggccagaggcgatgtacacactggactggtggccagccaaacacaggacacatatagacaaacaaccattcacactcacattcatacctatggacaatttggagtcgctaattaacctagcatgtttttggaatgtgggaggaaaccggagtacccggagaaaacccacgcatgcacggggagaacatgcaaactccacacagagatggctgatggtggaattaaactcgggtttcctagctgtgtggcctgggccctaaccactcgaccaccatgtaGCCTAAAGATGCACtaattagagaaaaaaaatgaagaaattattcatttattcattcatttttttttaccgcttagcctcatgagggtcgtggagggtgctggagcctatcccagctgtcttcgggccagaggtgatgtacaccctggactggtggctagccaatcacagggcacatatagacaaacaaccattcagactcacattcatacctatggacaatttggagtcgctaattaacctagcatgtttttggaatgtgggaggaaaccggagtacccggagaaaacccacgtatgaacatgcaaactctacacagagggtgggtattgaactcgggtcttttagctgtgaggtctgcagcTTAAGTGTTTTTCTCTAACCTCATATGTATCTCTCGCTTCTCCATTTTAGGGTCAAGGGCTAAACTCGATGACGTGACCTATCGAAGAGCTCGTCATGTGATTGCTGAGATCAACAGAACTGTCAAAGCTGCCGAAGCCTTGAAAAACGGTGCCTACCAGGAGTTTGGCCAGCTCATGGTGGAAAGCCACAACTCCCTCAGGTACTGTGAAAGAAATCATgtccttttatttttatttttatttccatctgtcctaaaaagcggtagaaaatgaatgaatgaatgaatgaatgagctattttaggcggcacagcggttgggtggttagcgcgcagacctcacagctaggagaccagggttcaattccactctcggccatctctttgtggagtttgcatgttctccctgtgcatgcgtgggttttctccgggtactccggtttcctcccacattccaaaaacatgctaggttaattggccactccaaattgtccataggtatgaatgtgagtgtgaatggttgtttgtctatatgtgccctgtgattggctggccaccagtctagggtgtaccccgcctctcgcccaaagacagctgggataggctccagcacccccatgatcctcgtgaggaaaagcggtagaaaatgaatgaatgagctattTTAGCTATATTAGCAAAGCCAGCTGCCTCTCAGGCAACAAcgactgaccttaactgaggcaagttgtggtgtcttttgtgacttcttggagtcgttttggttggccagccgctcctgggaaggttcactacAATTCCATGTTGTTGCCATTCTTGGATCATGGCtcttactgtggtttgctggagtcccaaagctttagaaacagCTTTATGACCTTTCctttaataaaaagtttcatatcaaaactgcattttgcatTCAGTTATGTTGTCACTgacaaacatttacatttgttttttgatgtgaaacatttaattGTGACAAACTCATTTTCCTCACTGATAATCACTTGTTAACATGGATTACACACCTTTGTTATTTTGGGGCTATAAAGACGTTTGTTGTGGTGACTCGGCTGATGGCGGTGATACGCTTGTGTCAGGGATTTATACGAGGTGAGCTGCAAGGAGCTGGATGAGTTGGTGTCTGCTGCCATGGAGGTGGATGGAGTGTTTGGCAGCAGGATGACGGGTGGAGGATTTGGAGGCTGTACCGTAACATTGCTGAAAGCCACCGTCGTTGAAGGAACAATTCAACATGTACAGGTAAATCTACTCCATTTGTAATACATGTGCATAACCCTGGCACCATAACACTTTTTGCTGGTTGATTATTGCGCTATTAATTATCGAccaatatttcatcattttaaccttttttaaaaaaataattatcattcaaagatcattgtgtcatgtcacatttgagccactagatggtactgAAGTGTAGtgtaactacacacacacagcaacacaataggtggataaaaacagacaatagactacaaacgtataatgcagaatattaaacGACTACTATATGAGCTctagggcggcatggtggtcgagtggttagcgcgcagacctcatagctaagaggaccagggttcgactccaccctcggccatctctgtgtggagtttgcatgttctccccgtgcatgcgtgggttttctccgggtactcaggtttcctcccacattccaaaaacatgctaggttaattggccactccaaattgtccataggtatgaatgtgagtgtgaatggttgtttgattggctggccagggtgtaccccgcctctcgcccgaagacagctgggataggttccagcacccctgcgacccctgtgaggaaaaagcagtagaaaatgaatacgtGAATataaacaggaaacaggaagtactccctATAGATTATCTCTGTTAAGAAAAAGAACACTTAAATAAAACCTACACACACATAGTGCATTGTTCAACTATGGCAGAGGATCATATCTGAGCTGTGTAAAATAATGTGCTTGaatcaggggcgtcactaggttctgaggacgcggggggggcttagccccctggagatgcacaggatatgaatgaatgtagtagacattcaaaaaaatccaaaaaacaaataaggaacaagaaccgggatataactttcccacttttggacagatttagtagagatactcaattgttttaggccaccattaaatttacacaagtacacacaactaggctagtattagcctgcttattggcttgcttattagcctgcttttgccctactatatgaaatttgtcatgagattttttttgtaaaaaaaaaataaatcaataaaaaatataaaattatttagggaggcttaagaacattttagaataaaataaaattgctctaatgacgccactggcttgAATAAAACACGCCGCATCACCGCTTCTTGTGCATTACAAGTTACACCACAGCGCGCAATATTTACTCGATTTACCCGATCGATGCCTCCGTAAATGTTGACTGTCAGGAGGAAGGATGCGCTGCACGGCCACACTTGGAACTGTTGCGTTCGGCTTACAAACTGTCGCCTTTGTGCCTTCATTGTTATTCACGTTtgcttgctaactgctaacacTCGTGTAGCCCCGCTCCTGGTACAAAGAGGCTTAATAGCTGAGAAGATGCTCACTCGTTTCTGTGTTCATTTCACATAAAGCCAATGCTCTTAGACACatacagagtgaaccctcttgtcatccagcctgtgtagcACAGAGAGACTAACAGATGgtgcatatatttatatgtctATTTATCCAGggctcctgttttgtttttttttacgttcaAAAAATGGATATATCCATTATAGTAGCCATGTTGTTTACCATGAACAAtggttttttgtgttatttaaatCCAGTCATTCTAATTGTTGTAATTACAATTATGTTATCGAGTTGAAATGTTCATTAGCTGCCTTTTATGTCGCCTGTTCGTTGTGTTCTTCAACAGGAGCGCTACCATGGAAGCCCGACTTTCTTTGTCACCACTCCCTCGGCGGGTGCTCGGGCTCTGCAGCTGTCTTGAATCTTCTTGTCACAATTAAAATATTTCCTGGTTGTTGACTTTTGGTGCTTCTTCAATTATTCCCCCGTTTCCAAGATGGCAGCATGTGTTATGTTTGTACCGTGTGCTCCGTGTGTAtctatttctatatttaaaaaaagactttagaacatttttattcaatCAAGTgtatattttgttgatatttctgtttttaaacAATTAACATCAAAACTGTAGCAGGCAACATGATTTGTGGTACTCTTGTGGTACGACCGAGACGCCGAAATAGTCAaccatccaaacaacacaacacatacaaaataaccTGTACTGCTCCATGTGGGCAAAGAAATAtctaaatgccaaaaaaaaacacccatatattcctgccgcagggcatgctgggtagcttgtggtactctttctgtcaacatttgctatttttgttattgatttatgtgatgtgttaacttgctgtgaATGTGATTGCGTTTAGTTTTGTTGTCCTTCTGCTTGATGCCACCTATATATACACTGTAGAcggccatttttttaaacccaatGTGTCTAAAGGTTTTGGCCAcacattttttatgtgtttcacaataaatgtgttataCCATGATTCATTAGTTATAGTAAATAGCCGATAGTGTGTTCAAAGTTGTATTATAAATCGtgtttaaaataatacaattgaaAGCCGTATTGTAAATAGTATTGAATAATTCAACTGAAAATTATATAGTAACTGGTGTTGAATGAATATAAGGGAAAGTAATGTAAACAATGTTTAATTGAAAGTTGTGTTCTAATTACTGTTGTGTAATTGAATTTACAGACGAGTAGAAAACGGGAGTAGACTTCTCCGAGCTGTTCTTGAACGCGGCGTGTGGGCGGAGTCAGAGGAGTCAGGAAGGAAGCACTTTGCCGCTTCcagtcttgtaaaaaaaaaaaaagtcactagtTAACTCCTCCATTTTTGCTAAACGGACCTCTGTGTGGATTTTACGGCACTCTCGTTCTAATCGACTACGTTTCCATATCCGGGACGGGACGGGGGAGCTACTGAAAGAGTGTCAAGAGTGCTCTACAGATTGCAGCAACGGCCATTTGGGATCAGGTGGTGCTCCTCCATTGTGGTGAACACAGGTGCTATCTTCTTGGTGAGTTAACGACCACCTAGTTGACTACGGCACTCTCACCTGTTGTCTATTCCTTGTCAAGCCCAACGTACTTAGCTTCACTTAATCCAACATTTTTGACAGCTACTTTGTAGCTACTCTACACAAACACGCCCACTAagttgaaccagcaaccttttTTTAACACCCATCAATCAACTCATACTTACTGAACATACTGAACCTTCATCCTATCAAGTTATTCGACATGTAATCTAAGCAGTTGGGGTTGCTGACTTTTTAGAAACTATAGTCGTTGTCCCCAAAGCACTTAACAACATACCTGTTTAGGAGACACACCTTGCTAAACGACGACACTTCCGTCATTATGCAACAGTAAGCAACGCCGCGACTACTAAACATGTGGGCTGCGACCCAAATTGCTCCTTTATTAGCTCAACAATTACTCATTcttcattcacttcctgtctttattATATTTACCTTTTAGCAACCTTTACATAGCCAAAGAAAAGGATACAGTAATAGTAAAGTTGGTAGTTTCTATATGATAATGTCAGTAATAAACAATGCATCAAGTACTCTGTATCTATAcactatgtatgtacatatgtactgtatgtgtgtgtatatatatatgtatatgcaaaGAATAAGTACTGGAGGTGTAATTGTACACCAGATCAGCATTTGGGATGGCTGCTGGTGTCCCCAAGTGTttatgtagtattgtagtacaccctggactggtggccggccaatcacaggacacatatagacaaacaaccattcacactcacattcatacctatggacaatttggagtcgctaattaacctagcatgttttttggaatgtgggaggaaaccggagtacccggagaaaacccacgcatgcacggggagaacatgcaaactccacacagagatggctggtggtggaatcaaacttgggtttcctagctgtgtggcctgcgccctaaccactcgtcacCGTGTAGCCTAAAGATGCACTAactggagaaaaaaatgaagaaattatttatttattcatttttttaccgctttttcctcacaaggatcacggggggggggggggggtgctggagcctatcccagctgtcttcgggcgagaggcggggtacaccctggactggtggccagccaatcacaggacacatatagacaaacaaccattcacactcacattcatacctatggacaatttggagtggccaattaacctagcatgtttttggaatgtgggaggaaaccggagtacccggagaaaacccacgcatgcacggggagaacatgcaaactccacacagagatggccgagggtggaattgaaccctggtctcctagctgtgaggtccgcgcgctagaccgctgtgccgcccgttTATGTAGTATTTGGTGCGATAAAAGTACAAAGTGTCTTATGCAGTTTCTATGTAGTACCAACCCACAATGCAATCGGTGTTGAAGACTACGTCGATTTTTACTCGGGTgttgtagttattattatttttttaattattagcataaatagtcaataaccatacttcatatactgtatgtaatatatTGGGAGGTTATTTTAGAAGTGACTCTTGTTAAAATACTTGGTTAGTATGCGGATGTTTTCTATCGTCTTGTGACATCCTGCCAATACGGAGCGACTAAAAGCACACAGACGTAAATGTCATATTCGGTTAcgtttaatacataaataaatagtttggtagcaaataatttttataataatcatcatgaaTAATGAgatttgaatgaattaatgcaaCAGTGCACCCCCACCCAGCAAAGGTTCCGTAATGAACATATGACTACATGATTAAATGTACTGTTGAAGGTGATCTCCACTTCCCCTTGGGACAAAATAACGCTCCAAACTAACCgctttgcttgtttgttttgaaaacaaaaagtcacatttgtagTCCGACGCTAGCTACGTTTAAGGGAGTCAAACACACTGGCATGGACTGAGTAGCCTATGTCAAGCTTCGTGTTGGCACTCAGTACGGGTGTTGGTAACCCTACATGGCGCAGCAGGGTTTCCTGCCAGTTGGATTTTGTGATGGAGTTTGACAGGCATTTACCAGCATATGCCGATCACATTTTTAGTTACATAAATCATAGTGGGCGATGGATCGGAGCATCCGGAGTTACAACGCTACTGTTAACCACAGTTGAACCTTGGTTCGACGCTAACCGAAACTGCTgttaaccaaataaattttcctcataaaaaatcatgtaaatctaattaattaattccagaaagacaaaaaaatgttaattaatgtttatagttttacaactATAGttgtacatgcagaaaacaactgcaaatacatatacatgttagcttgctaattGGATAGAAATACATTAAGAATACCGATGGACCCATGCGgtgtattaaaggggacctattatgcagatcttccagaatctgcacccattccagctgtatttccatggatttccaaaacgcttgcccactctgctgtgatttgtGACACTGCCAAGctctcccgaggacttctggactactgccgaacaccattttctaatttattcattcatgaattttctaccacttatcctcacgagggttgcggggggtgctggagcctatcccagctgtcttcgggcgagaggtggggtacactctggactggtcgccagccaatcacagggcacatatagacaaacaaccattcacactcacattcatacctatggacaatttggagtggccaattaacctagcatgtttttggaatgtgggaggaaaccggagtacccggagaaaacccacgcatgcacggggagaacatgcaaactccacacatagatggccgagggtggaattgaagtcaggcctcctagctgtgaggtctgcgctaaccactcgaccactgtgcagcccctttctaatttagtggcTATTAAATAAAGCCTTTGGGGAACTACGAGGAGCTACGGGTAGttcatgatctactggctgaCTTACCTTGTATGTAATGTAGTGTAGCTAGTGTAAATTTGGTCATTAAACGTTTGGGTAGACCCTCCATTTGTcgtggaaaaggctattagcaactctgTGAGCTTGTAATATGCATGCATGTAAGGTTTAGGTTCCACCATGATTGTGCGGTCCGCCCGGGAAATGCTTCCCCCTCCCGATGACAGTATTCCATTCTCttcattcatttgatttgaCCTTCACATTTTGCAAGGTTCTGCTTTTAGCTGTAAATTTTATTGTCAGATTCCGCACGTCTACCCACGATTAGTACACCGAacaataaatgcataaataacCAGACCCATAATGACACATTCATGGTCCTTATTTAGTCTGTATGATTTCAGTCCTTTCTCAGTCCAGTCCAATCGACTGTTTTCATAGGAATTTTAGACAAGAAAGACGGTAAGATAAGCTCCACCTGCATGAATGAAACCTACCCAAACAAAAAGCTTTTGTTCTTTGTGCCTTTGGTGCCGTCCCACCTGCAAGCTACCTGAGCCTATTATGAAGGCAAAACACACTTGCTCTGAATTCACTAGGAGTTTCTCCCATACTGGAAGTCATGTTAGCGGGTGAAATGGATGAAATTGGGAAAAGGGCAACTGAGCAACTGCCTTGACTCGTGCTTTGTTTGCTGCAGTTAAACGTTAACTCCAATCTCGTTGAAcccttttttcctctttccacATGTCGGTAAGCAGGACAGGAAGATTGGCCTGTGGTTTGTTGCTTTAATATCGTCCGTATGAGGCTGCAATATAATGCGATTCATTGCAAATATTTGATGACTGCCACATGAGTGAAACAAAGGCGTCATGGCAGTAGTATTCACACAACATATGATCATGCTAGTCACATATGTcttcaattattaaaaaaataaaaaacaagttgAATTTATTTCCCCTAATGCTAAGAATCTAAAATCCAAAACCACTATCTCAGTCAAGGCCACATACTAAATAATTCAATCACACAAGTGTCAATACTTGCACTTGTTCACCAAAGGGCGAGAATGTCAAGCGTATTTTCACCCAACATTCCCAAGAGCAATTACAGGAAAATGGAAATCAAATTGTTGGAGATAAGCAAACGTGTCCCGCCCTAAGCGGACCCATCTTGTTTGTCAACGTGGAAGGAAACTTCTTCTCAAAATCTCATCTCATGCTTTAGTTTGAATAAATCTGCAGTCTTTGCAGATGCCGTCTTTGAGCCTTCAACAGTACGTGGGGAGTGGATATGTTAAATTACATTGGAAATGTTTGGACTCCATCTGCCTCTGAAATAAGtctaaaaatcaaataataaaataaaaataaagatgagtAGAGATTTCTGATCCATGAGCCGTGTCTGTGCTTCAAAACGTGCAATGGATTTCCTGAATGGAGGCGTGTCTCAGGCACCTGAAGCCTGCTAGCAGGCTAAACCATTTTTCAAAGTGAAATTTCATGCAAAAGCTAATTAGCCCCTAACGTTTTGTTCgtggtgcatgtgtgtgttttataacaTGTGTCGGACAAAAACTTGTACGTTTGTCTTTCTCAGCGTGCCGGTGGGGCTGAAGGCTCTCGGGATGAAGAAGTTCAGGCGACACGGCCAGGAGTCACAGCGAGATCGGCTCAAACAGGAACTCTTCCAGTTCAACAAGGTAAGCTAACTTTCCTTTTTTACATGCTACATGtcattggaaaacatcaactGCAGGCGATCTAATAACAATAACTACAGCCGTGTATCATATCTATAAGCACATGGGTGTGCACGGAAATGTAGAAAAAGACTATTAAGAATACACAAATTGAAACTTTGCCagctctcataatattaaaatttttaaaaatattttattttaaaaatattttgacttttgtttgtttctttcatttttttcctgattacggggTCGCCTTTAGCAGATTTTTTTGATCCCTTTTAAATTCCGGATGCCCATCCTGACGAATATCGGTGATGCTTacaagtggagattcgaacctttACTTTATGCTACGAAAAAGGCAGTTTTCCCTTTTAGCATTACAAGTATCTTTCTAGTAAAATTGACACTTTTCTGTTGTTAGAATGACTTTTTGCTAAATATTTTCACTGTgttgtcagaattttttttttacatttttatatttattattattttattttatatattattttattttatatattatttatattattttatatatgttcaacttttttattctaaattttctcctcataatattatagcaattatggctttttctacaatgtatttttttttgtttttcatgatattaaaaaaaagcttaaaaaatatttcaacttaatgctacaaaaattattagtatttgtgtaaaattccaactttttattGTTGGATTAAGTTTcttaatactgtaataaaaaactgtacaaaaaattatgccattttttaatttaaaaaatatttttcgtCAGAAACTGGTGTGTCGGAAAAACTGAGTTTCCACTGAGCTTTCCTAACGTGTGTGTAAGATTCCAGTTGCTTGGACAAAGAGAATCATGATCCAAAGACAAAATCCAAAATCAATTCAACCGAGGTGTTTAAATACCGGTGGAAATGTAGGATGTATTACAGTTTCACCCCGGAAAAAGAATGGTCCAACTAAACGATCAAGGGTCCAATGATCTTCCATTCTGTgtattttcagtcatttttcattgttttgcaCCTTGATGGACAGTTCACCCTCACCCACCTTCACCACTGTTTC includes the following:
- the galk1 gene encoding galactokinase, whose product is MASPIPSLAQLVSEASSLYKNMFADDTPQIAACAPGRVNLIGEHTDYNNGYVLPMALPLVTVVVGSPSINGDTVVVTASEHADEPRRVDLSLPNEGSTSSPCWANYVRGVIHHYRARPVPGFRAVVVSSVPLGGGLSSSASLEVAFYTFLQQLRPDDGDKLAKALACQQAEHTHAGVPCGIMDQFVSALGTEGHALLIDCRSLEAIPVPLADPQVVILITNSNVKHSLASSEYTVRRRQCEDAAAILGKSSLRDATMKDLEGSRAKLDDVTYRRARHVIAEINRTVKAAEALKNGAYQEFGQLMVESHNSLRDLYEVSCKELDELVSAAMEVDGVFGSRMTGGGFGGCTVTLLKATVVEGTIQHVQERYHGSPTFFVTTPSAGARALQLS